The Sphingomonas sanxanigenens DSM 19645 = NX02 genome includes a region encoding these proteins:
- a CDS encoding TonB-dependent receptor, with the protein MLRRLKPLLLLSAALAVTPAFAADEAPAAADAADAAEPAGGASSGEIVVTARRRAEDVQDVPVAISVVGGATLEAQGTYNINRLTQLQPTLQFFSTNPRNTFINIRGIGAPFGLTNDGFEQGVGIYIDQVYYNRIAAATLDFVDVEQIEVLRGPQGTLYGKNTTAGAINVTTRAPSFTFEGKAEVSLGNYSFKQAKASVSGPITDTLAARISVSSTDRRGTIYNVATDQWINAQDNIGIRGALLWKPGEDLRITLAGDFNLQDPICCGQIYARVGTTQRALNRQYAALTALFPGYRVPSTDAFDRRTDLDAPLAARNEMGGASLRAEWDVGPGTLTSITAWRYWDWDPSNDRDFTGLPVYTKVNNPTKQNQYTQELRYAYEADRLDFVVGAFAFYQEIRTSGIQETGPAASAWLLAPSSALSRNPAVLNGIVAENDIRLDNLSLAAFGKVNWHVTDQLTISPGIRINYDKKEGLYDSVVIGTASDGTRQLITNDATHPYYNDPWIAAQRGTQSSQFFEPDFSDWNLSYDINLSYKVTEDVLAYATYARSFKTGGINLNGVPSRGDGTPALEVAQIRPEKVDHFEVGLKTQFWNRRATFNLTGYWTEIDDFQASVISNVSGSNVLRGYLANADKVRVRGIEADFTVRPTDRLNAYVSGAFTDHEFRKFVDAPCPPELAGGGTGTPAGPPATPGVNSPANCDVSGQWLPGVSKWAFSWGAEYEIPAAILGRDGDVYLGYDANYRSKFSSNASRSIYTDISGYSIHNFRVGFRTDSFDVFGWIRNAFDQNYFESLAVTPGNTGLISAQLGDPQTWGGTIKFSF; encoded by the coding sequence ATGCTGCGCCGTCTCAAGCCCTTGCTGCTGCTCTCCGCCGCCCTCGCCGTCACCCCGGCTTTCGCCGCGGATGAAGCGCCCGCTGCCGCAGATGCGGCTGACGCAGCCGAGCCCGCCGGTGGCGCCAGCAGCGGTGAGATCGTCGTGACCGCGCGCCGCCGTGCGGAGGATGTGCAGGATGTGCCTGTCGCGATCTCGGTGGTCGGCGGCGCCACATTGGAGGCGCAGGGCACCTACAACATCAACCGGCTGACGCAGCTGCAGCCAACCCTGCAATTCTTCTCGACCAATCCGCGCAACACCTTCATCAACATCCGCGGCATCGGCGCGCCGTTCGGCCTCACCAACGACGGCTTCGAACAGGGCGTCGGCATCTATATCGACCAAGTCTATTACAACCGCATCGCCGCGGCGACGCTCGACTTCGTCGACGTCGAGCAGATCGAGGTACTGCGCGGGCCGCAAGGCACGCTCTATGGCAAGAACACCACGGCCGGCGCGATCAACGTCACCACGCGCGCGCCCAGCTTCACGTTCGAGGGCAAGGCGGAAGTCTCGCTCGGCAATTACAGTTTTAAGCAGGCCAAGGCGTCGGTTTCGGGCCCGATCACCGACACGCTGGCGGCGCGGATCAGCGTATCGAGCACCGATCGCCGGGGGACCATCTACAACGTCGCGACCGATCAATGGATCAACGCGCAGGACAATATCGGCATTCGCGGTGCGCTGCTGTGGAAGCCCGGCGAGGATCTGCGGATCACATTGGCGGGCGATTTCAATCTGCAGGACCCGATCTGCTGCGGCCAGATCTATGCGCGCGTCGGCACCACCCAGCGCGCGCTCAACCGCCAATATGCGGCGCTGACTGCGCTGTTCCCGGGCTACCGGGTGCCGAGCACCGATGCGTTCGACCGGCGGACCGATCTCGATGCGCCGCTTGCCGCCCGCAACGAGATGGGCGGCGCCTCGCTGCGCGCCGAATGGGATGTGGGGCCGGGCACGCTGACCTCGATCACGGCGTGGCGCTATTGGGATTGGGATCCGTCCAACGACCGCGATTTCACCGGCCTTCCGGTCTACACCAAGGTCAACAACCCGACGAAGCAGAACCAGTACACCCAGGAACTGCGCTACGCCTATGAGGCCGATCGGCTGGACTTCGTCGTCGGTGCCTTCGCCTTCTATCAGGAGATCCGCACCAGCGGCATTCAGGAGACCGGTCCGGCGGCCAGCGCCTGGCTGCTGGCGCCGAGTAGCGCGCTCTCGCGCAACCCCGCGGTGCTCAACGGTATCGTCGCCGAAAACGACATCCGTCTCGACAATCTCAGCCTTGCCGCGTTCGGCAAGGTCAACTGGCACGTCACCGACCAGCTCACGATCTCGCCGGGCATCCGCATCAATTACGACAAGAAGGAAGGCCTCTACGACTCGGTCGTGATCGGCACCGCCTCGGACGGGACGCGCCAGCTCATCACCAACGACGCGACGCATCCCTATTATAATGATCCGTGGATCGCGGCACAGCGCGGCACCCAGTCCTCGCAATTCTTCGAGCCGGACTTCAGCGACTGGAACCTCTCCTACGACATCAATCTGTCGTACAAGGTCACCGAGGACGTCCTCGCCTATGCGACCTATGCGCGCTCGTTCAAGACGGGTGGCATCAATCTGAACGGCGTGCCCAGCCGTGGCGATGGCACCCCCGCGCTGGAAGTCGCGCAGATCAGGCCCGAGAAGGTCGACCATTTCGAAGTCGGCCTCAAGACGCAGTTCTGGAACCGACGTGCGACCTTCAACCTCACCGGCTATTGGACCGAGATCGACGATTTCCAGGCCAGCGTGATCAGCAATGTCAGCGGCAGCAACGTGCTGCGCGGCTATCTGGCCAATGCGGACAAGGTGCGGGTGCGCGGTATCGAGGCCGATTTCACGGTGCGGCCCACCGATCGGCTCAACGCCTATGTCAGCGGCGCGTTCACCGATCATGAGTTCAGGAAGTTCGTCGATGCGCCGTGCCCGCCCGAACTGGCGGGCGGCGGCACCGGCACGCCTGCCGGTCCGCCGGCGACGCCGGGTGTCAACAGCCCGGCGAATTGCGATGTTTCCGGGCAGTGGCTGCCGGGCGTCTCGAAATGGGCGTTCTCGTGGGGCGCCGAATATGAAATCCCGGCGGCGATCCTCGGGCGCGACGGCGACGTCTATCTGGGCTATGACGCGAACTACCGCTCCAAATTCTCGTCGAACGCGTCACGATCGATCTACACCGATATTTCGGGCTACTCGATCCACAATTTCCGTGTCGGCTTTCGTACCGACAGCTTCGACGTCTTCGGCTGGATCCGGAACGCTTTCGACCAGAACTACTTCGAATCGCTGGCGGTCACCCCGGGCAATACCGGCCTGATCTCCGCGCAGCTCGGCGATCCGCAGACCTGGGGTGGCACGATCAAATTCTCGTTCTGA
- the rpmE gene encoding 50S ribosomal protein L31 translates to MKKNIHPDYHMIKVQMTDGTVYETRSTWGKEGDTLQLDIDPTVHPAWTGGNQRMLDQGGQVARFNKRFGGLSLKGK, encoded by the coding sequence ATGAAGAAGAATATCCACCCCGACTATCACATGATCAAGGTGCAGATGACCGACGGCACCGTGTACGAAACCCGCTCCACCTGGGGCAAGGAAGGCGACACGCTGCAGCTCGACATCGATCCCACCGTCCACCCGGCATGGACCGGCGGCAACCAGCGCATGCTGGATCAGGGTGGCCAGGTCGCGCGCTTCAACAAGCGCTTCGGCGGTCTCTCGCTCAAGGGCAAGTAA
- the fabZ gene encoding 3-hydroxyacyl-ACP dehydratase FabZ: protein MNDGADSAPASIGPLDIRQVLAALPHRYPMLLVDRVEEIILDRSIVAVKAVSFNEGFFQGHFPGRPIMPGVLIVEALAQAAGVLAVESLGLAGSGKLVYFMAIEEAKFRSPVEPGVLLKLHVDFVQKRASVCKFAGKALIDGKVVAQANFTAMIADPPAV, encoded by the coding sequence GTGAACGACGGCGCCGATTCGGCGCCCGCGAGCATTGGGCCTCTCGACATAAGGCAGGTGCTCGCGGCGCTGCCGCACCGCTATCCGATGTTGCTGGTCGATCGTGTCGAGGAGATCATCCTCGACCGGTCGATCGTCGCGGTGAAGGCGGTGAGCTTCAACGAAGGCTTCTTCCAGGGGCATTTCCCCGGTCGCCCGATCATGCCGGGCGTGCTGATCGTCGAGGCGCTGGCGCAGGCCGCCGGCGTCCTCGCGGTGGAATCGCTCGGCCTCGCCGGATCCGGCAAGCTGGTCTATTTCATGGCGATCGAAGAGGCCAAGTTCCGTTCTCCGGTCGAACCGGGCGTGCTGCTGAAGCTGCACGTGGACTTCGTCCAGAAGCGCGCCTCGGTGTGTAAGTTTGCCGGTAAGGCGCTGATCGACGGCAAGGTCGTCGCGCAGGCGAACTTCACAGCGATGATCGCGGATCCGCCCGCCGTCTGA
- a CDS encoding OmpH family outer membrane protein, whose amino-acid sequence MKTLFKALALAAAAIPALVAAGPAHAQVAGVAIANLEQAIAQTNAYRNAITQMRTTYKPQIDAVQARATALETELKPLVDKFQADQKVATPNRAALQTQYTAIQTKQQAGQAELQKLNEPVALAQAYVEEQIAAKLNDALKAAMTKKKVSLVLQPQAAVSFQPTVDITTDVTAELNTTVPSVQINPPAGWRPGGQQQTAAAGAPVAPAAPKPQGR is encoded by the coding sequence ATGAAGACCTTGTTCAAGGCGCTGGCGCTCGCCGCCGCTGCCATTCCCGCCCTCGTCGCCGCCGGCCCCGCGCATGCGCAGGTCGCCGGTGTCGCGATCGCCAATCTCGAGCAGGCGATCGCCCAGACCAATGCGTATCGCAACGCGATCACGCAGATGCGCACCACCTACAAGCCGCAGATCGATGCGGTTCAGGCGCGCGCCACGGCGCTCGAAACCGAACTGAAGCCGCTGGTCGACAAGTTCCAGGCCGACCAGAAGGTCGCGACCCCGAACCGCGCTGCCCTGCAGACGCAATACACCGCGATCCAGACCAAGCAGCAGGCGGGGCAGGCCGAGTTGCAGAAGCTCAATGAGCCGGTCGCGCTGGCGCAGGCCTATGTCGAAGAGCAGATCGCAGCCAAGCTCAACGACGCGCTCAAAGCGGCGATGACCAAGAAGAAGGTCAGCCTGGTGCTGCAGCCGCAGGCCGCCGTCTCGTTCCAGCCGACCGTCGACATCACCACCGATGTCACCGCCGAGCTCAACACGACGGTGCCGAGCGTCCAGATCAACCCGCCGGCGGGTTGGCGTCCGGGTGGCCAGCAGCAGACGGCCGCCGCCGGTGCGCCGGTTGCTCCGGCCGCGCCGAAGCCGCAGGGTCGGTGA
- the bamA gene encoding outer membrane protein assembly factor BamA has protein sequence MIAGIPTPLLAQATDAPAAPAAAVPQAAAVPLAPAPTVGTVKSINVTGNQRLEADTVRSYIQLRAGESYTTETLDQALKDLFATELFADVRITGGDTGDIVVEVRENPVINRIVLEGNKRLKEDKIRPEIRLAPRQIFTRSKVRADVARIIELYRRQGRFAATVEPKMVSLDQNRVDIIFEITEGAKSKVRQINIIGNEAFDDGALRSEMATKQSRFFRFFSSSDSYDPDRLAYDQAKLRQFYLTEGYADFRVVSAVAELTPDKRDFIITYVVEEGERYKFGGVKVESDIRDFKPNTIGKVSMKKGDWYNAKLVEDTVESLTESAGLFGYAFAEVSPEFNRDKDALTMDITFRIGEAPRVYVERIDINGNTLTQDKVIRREFRLAEGDAFNSFLVKRSTDRIKSLGFFQENLEVEQKQGSAPDRIILETNVEEKSTGELQLSAGFSSLERFIVAASVRQRNFRGKGQELRTSVNYSSYSKSVEVGFTEPYLFDKTIAVGGDIFRRDFSSFNYISNNDRNTTYQQITTGFQLRAGVPITEYVSLALRYGLSFDDITLDESYYSNGECSPIIAGRYLCDAIGKRTTSSVGYSLVYDTLNNRVRPTGGQRVVFSQDFAGLGGSVRYLKSRVDAAKYVNIGAGFIGSATIEGGAIIPFQSSQGAGRDAVRLVDRFFLGQPQFPGFDIRGIGPRVIRRQYNTATTDDPLDLVPDNNNRVDDALGGRYYYLAKLEVEIPLGSGARELGLRPSIFAVAGSVFGVKRPQLTEFPDTNGDGFPDPLDLGPLRTAAGEQIYTIPTGQINAGASTTCATGQMVSGQTGCIGDVANTEARNIVQPFSEQFFGDTWKPRLSVGIGVNWNSPFGPFRIDIAKALLKEPGDDTRLFTFNVGTQF, from the coding sequence ATGATCGCGGGGATACCGACGCCGCTGCTCGCCCAGGCCACCGACGCGCCGGCGGCGCCCGCAGCGGCCGTGCCGCAAGCGGCGGCGGTGCCGCTGGCGCCCGCGCCGACCGTGGGCACGGTCAAGTCGATCAACGTCACTGGCAACCAGCGTCTGGAGGCGGATACCGTCCGCTCCTACATCCAGTTGCGCGCGGGCGAGAGCTACACGACCGAGACGCTCGACCAGGCGCTGAAGGATCTGTTCGCGACCGAATTGTTCGCCGACGTGCGGATCACCGGCGGCGACACCGGCGACATCGTCGTCGAGGTCCGCGAGAATCCGGTCATCAACCGCATCGTGCTCGAGGGCAACAAGCGGCTGAAGGAAGACAAGATCCGGCCCGAGATCCGTCTTGCGCCGCGCCAGATTTTCACCCGCTCCAAGGTTCGCGCCGACGTCGCGCGCATCATCGAGCTCTACCGCCGCCAGGGCCGCTTCGCCGCGACCGTCGAGCCCAAGATGGTGTCGCTCGACCAGAACCGCGTCGACATCATCTTCGAGATCACCGAGGGGGCCAAATCCAAGGTCCGCCAGATCAACATCATCGGCAACGAGGCGTTCGACGACGGCGCGCTGCGCTCGGAGATGGCGACCAAGCAGTCGCGCTTCTTCCGCTTCTTCTCCTCGTCGGACAGCTATGATCCCGATCGCCTCGCCTATGACCAGGCGAAGCTGCGGCAATTCTATCTGACCGAGGGCTATGCCGATTTCCGCGTCGTCTCCGCGGTCGCCGAACTGACGCCGGACAAGCGCGACTTCATCATCACCTACGTGGTCGAGGAAGGGGAGCGCTACAAGTTCGGCGGGGTGAAGGTCGAGAGCGACATCCGTGACTTCAAGCCGAACACTATCGGCAAGGTCTCGATGAAGAAGGGCGACTGGTACAACGCCAAGCTGGTCGAGGACACGGTCGAGTCGTTGACCGAGAGCGCCGGCCTGTTCGGCTATGCCTTTGCCGAGGTGAGTCCCGAGTTCAACCGCGACAAGGACGCGTTGACGATGGACATCACCTTCCGCATCGGCGAGGCGCCGCGCGTCTATGTCGAGCGGATCGATATCAACGGCAACACGCTGACGCAGGACAAGGTGATCCGCCGCGAATTCCGCCTGGCGGAAGGCGACGCGTTCAACAGCTTCCTCGTCAAGCGCTCGACCGACCGCATCAAGTCGCTGGGCTTCTTCCAGGAGAATCTCGAGGTCGAGCAGAAGCAGGGCTCGGCGCCCGACCGCATCATCCTCGAGACCAATGTCGAGGAGAAGTCGACCGGCGAACTCCAGCTCTCGGCGGGCTTCTCCTCGCTCGAACGCTTCATCGTCGCGGCATCGGTCCGTCAGCGCAACTTCCGCGGCAAGGGCCAGGAACTGCGCACAAGCGTCAACTATTCGAGCTATTCGAAGTCGGTCGAAGTCGGCTTCACCGAGCCCTATCTGTTCGACAAGACGATCGCGGTCGGCGGCGACATCTTCCGCCGCGACTTCAGCTCGTTCAACTATATCAGCAACAACGACCGCAACACTACCTATCAGCAGATCACGACCGGTTTCCAGCTGCGCGCCGGTGTGCCGATCACGGAATATGTCTCGCTGGCGCTGCGTTACGGTCTCAGCTTCGACGACATCACGCTCGACGAGAGCTACTATTCCAACGGCGAGTGCAGTCCCATCATCGCGGGCCGCTATCTCTGCGACGCGATCGGCAAGCGCACGACCTCGTCGGTGGGCTACAGCCTGGTCTATGACACGCTCAACAACCGCGTCCGCCCGACCGGTGGTCAGCGCGTCGTGTTCAGCCAGGATTTCGCGGGTCTCGGCGGTTCGGTGCGCTATCTCAAGAGCCGCGTCGATGCCGCGAAATACGTCAATATCGGCGCCGGCTTCATCGGTTCGGCCACCATCGAGGGCGGCGCGATCATCCCGTTCCAGAGCAGCCAGGGTGCCGGTCGCGACGCGGTGCGCCTCGTCGATCGCTTCTTCCTCGGCCAGCCGCAATTCCCCGGCTTCGACATCCGCGGCATCGGCCCGCGCGTCATCCGTCGTCAGTATAACACCGCGACGACCGACGACCCGCTGGATCTGGTGCCCGACAACAACAACCGCGTCGATGACGCGCTGGGCGGTCGCTATTATTATCTCGCCAAGCTCGAGGTGGAAATTCCGCTCGGTTCGGGTGCGCGCGAACTGGGGCTGAGGCCCTCGATCTTCGCGGTTGCCGGCTCGGTGTTCGGCGTCAAGCGGCCACAGCTCACCGAATTCCCCGATACCAACGGCGATGGTTTCCCTGATCCGCTCGATCTCGGGCCGCTTCGCACTGCCGCTGGCGAACAGATCTACACCATTCCGACCGGTCAGATTAACGCGGGCGCCTCCACCACCTGCGCAACAGGCCAGATGGTGTCGGGGCAGACCGGTTGCATCGGTGACGTGGCCAATACGGAAGCGCGCAACATCGTACAGCCTTTCTCCGAGCAGTTCTTCGGAGATACCTGGAAGCCGCGCCTCTCGGTGGGCATCGGCGTCAACTGGAACTCGCCCTTCGGCCCGTTCCGGATCGACATCGCCAAGGCGCTGCTGAAGGAACCGGGGGATGATACCCGACTCTTCACCTTCAATGTAGGGACTCAATTCTGA
- the rseP gene encoding RIP metalloprotease RseP — protein MTENPGFLLTVLAFVLVIGPLVFVHELGHYIAGRIFGVKAETFSIGFGGTIAGWHDKRGTHWKLGWLPLGGYVRFAGDMGAASQPTAEWLALPPEERAKTFQAKPLWQRSIIVAAGAIVNFLFAILILGSFAYLEGVPRTPPVIAMVAEGSAADRAGMKEGDRILSISGRSIGDFEDIYRIVRFSPIEPMQIAIDRGGNRLSVDVTPGVLVERDRFGNEYRMGQLGIGKPPAVYDDIGLLEAPLVGAERTWGIVRLMVDTLGQVVTGRRSVKELGGPLKIAQVSGEAAMMGWESLIGFIALVSINLGFINLLPVPMLDGGHLFFYAIEAIRRKPVPVEAQEWAYRGGFALLVSLMLLVTFNDLTSFGLWQKLGGLIG, from the coding sequence GTGACCGAGAACCCCGGCTTCCTGCTGACTGTTTTAGCGTTCGTCCTCGTCATCGGTCCGCTCGTCTTCGTCCACGAGCTCGGCCATTACATCGCCGGCCGCATCTTCGGCGTGAAGGCAGAGACCTTCTCGATCGGATTCGGCGGCACGATCGCCGGCTGGCACGACAAGCGCGGCACGCACTGGAAACTCGGCTGGCTGCCGCTCGGCGGCTATGTGCGCTTCGCCGGCGACATGGGCGCCGCGAGCCAGCCCACGGCGGAATGGCTGGCACTGCCGCCGGAAGAGCGCGCGAAGACGTTCCAGGCCAAGCCGCTGTGGCAGCGCTCGATCATCGTTGCCGCCGGCGCGATCGTGAACTTTCTTTTCGCGATCCTGATCCTGGGCTCCTTCGCCTATCTGGAAGGCGTGCCGCGGACGCCGCCGGTGATCGCGATGGTGGCGGAAGGCTCGGCCGCGGATCGGGCGGGAATGAAGGAGGGGGATCGCATCCTCTCGATCTCGGGCCGTTCGATCGGCGATTTCGAGGACATTTATCGCATCGTCCGCTTCAGCCCGATCGAGCCGATGCAGATCGCGATCGACCGCGGCGGCAACCGGCTGTCGGTCGACGTGACGCCGGGCGTGTTGGTCGAGCGCGACCGCTTCGGCAATGAATATCGCATGGGGCAGCTCGGCATCGGCAAGCCGCCCGCGGTCTATGACGATATCGGCCTGCTCGAAGCGCCGCTGGTCGGTGCGGAGCGGACCTGGGGCATCGTGCGGCTGATGGTCGATACGCTGGGCCAGGTCGTCACCGGGCGACGGTCCGTGAAGGAATTGGGCGGCCCGCTCAAGATCGCGCAAGTCTCTGGGGAAGCGGCGATGATGGGTTGGGAAAGCCTGATCGGCTTCATCGCGCTCGTTTCGATTAATCTGGGATTCATCAATCTCTTGCCAGTCCCCATGCTGGATGGCGGGCATCTGTTCTTCTATGCGATCGAGGCGATCCGGCGGAAGCCGGTGCCGGTCGAGGCGCAGGAATGGGCGTATCGCGGTGGTTTCGCGCTGTTGGTCTCGCTGATGCTGTTGGTGACGTTCAACGATCTGACCTCTTTTGGCCTCTGGCAGAAGCTGGGCGGCTTGATCGGGTGA
- a CDS encoding 1-deoxy-D-xylulose-5-phosphate reductoisomerase, which translates to MKRVTVLGATGSVGASTLDLLQSDPDRFEVIALTANRDAAGLAAAARATGAKLAVIGDPAGYATLKELLAGSGIEAAAGAGAIVDAARLGADWTMASIVGCAGLPPVLAALEQGGAVALANKEALVSAGSLMTDVARRAGATLLPVDSEHNAIFQCFDHEAPERVQRIILTASGGPFREWTLEAMASVTPAQAVKHPNWSMGAKISVDSATMMNKGLELIEAFHLFPVGLEKIDILVHPQSVVHSMVEYVDGSVLAQLGTPDMRTPIAHALAWPDRMETGAARLDLVKVGRLDFEAPDPERFPALALARAALDAGGARPAILNAANEVAVAAFLEGRCGFLEIAAIVRETLERYDPGAPVSLDDVFAIDREARDVASGVMKVSAA; encoded by the coding sequence ATGAAGCGCGTCACCGTGCTTGGGGCCACCGGATCGGTGGGCGCCTCGACGCTCGATCTGCTCCAGTCCGATCCCGATCGCTTCGAGGTCATCGCGCTCACCGCCAATCGCGACGCCGCCGGGCTCGCCGCGGCGGCGCGAGCGACGGGTGCGAAGCTTGCGGTGATCGGCGATCCGGCGGGCTATGCGACGCTGAAGGAACTGCTCGCGGGAAGCGGCATCGAGGCGGCGGCGGGCGCCGGCGCGATCGTCGATGCGGCCCGGCTCGGCGCCGACTGGACGATGGCGTCGATCGTCGGCTGTGCCGGCCTGCCGCCGGTGCTGGCCGCGCTGGAGCAGGGCGGGGCGGTCGCGCTCGCCAACAAGGAGGCGCTGGTCAGCGCCGGATCGCTGATGACGGATGTCGCCCGCCGCGCCGGCGCGACGCTGCTGCCGGTCGATTCGGAGCATAATGCGATCTTTCAATGCTTCGATCACGAGGCGCCCGAACGCGTTCAGCGCATCATCCTGACCGCGAGCGGCGGGCCGTTCCGCGAATGGACGCTGGAGGCGATGGCATCGGTCACCCCGGCGCAGGCGGTGAAGCACCCGAACTGGTCGATGGGCGCGAAGATCTCGGTCGATTCGGCCACGATGATGAACAAGGGCCTCGAACTGATCGAGGCTTTCCATCTGTTCCCGGTCGGGCTGGAGAAGATCGACATTCTCGTTCACCCGCAATCGGTCGTCCATTCGATGGTCGAATATGTCGATGGATCGGTTTTGGCGCAGTTGGGAACGCCCGACATGCGCACGCCGATCGCTCACGCGCTCGCCTGGCCGGACCGGATGGAGACGGGCGCGGCGCGGCTGGACCTCGTCAAGGTTGGCAGGCTCGACTTCGAAGCCCCTGATCCCGAACGGTTTCCTGCGCTGGCGCTGGCGCGTGCGGCGCTCGACGCCGGCGGCGCACGCCCCGCGATCCTCAACGCCGCGAACGAGGTGGCAGTCGCCGCTTTCCTCGAAGGGCGCTGCGGCTTCCTCGAAATCGCCGCAATTGTGCGCGAAACGTTGGAACGCTATGACCCGGGGGCACCGGTCTCGCTCGACGATGTGTTCGCGATCGACCGGGAAGCGCGGGACGTGGCGTCAGGGGTTATGAAGGTGAGTGCTGCGTGA
- a CDS encoding phosphatidate cytidylyltransferase, protein MTTSVKANWVADLPRKALVAVILVAVALGGLIAGGYALWLLLSAFALLMMVEWATLAAAEGRDRWVAIVGLAAALVAVSPALEHPGWLSIAIILGAAVVIGLLSRNAQLGGGAPYIALPVLSLLFVRDEPGGLMLAAWTLALVWATDIGAYFAGRLIGGPKIAPSVSPNKTWAGLAGGMVAALVTGLLFHVLGGLTIGLALASAPLAAVAQAGDFFESALKRNAGVKDSGTILPGHGGVLDRLDGLVPVSVVVALILAAGVRI, encoded by the coding sequence ATGACGACATCGGTCAAGGCGAACTGGGTTGCCGATCTGCCGCGCAAGGCGCTGGTCGCGGTTATCCTCGTCGCCGTCGCGCTCGGCGGGCTGATTGCCGGCGGCTATGCATTGTGGCTGCTGCTGTCGGCGTTCGCGCTGCTGATGATGGTCGAATGGGCGACGCTCGCCGCGGCCGAAGGGCGCGACCGCTGGGTGGCGATCGTCGGCCTCGCGGCGGCGCTGGTCGCGGTCTCGCCCGCGCTCGAACATCCGGGCTGGCTGTCGATCGCGATCATCCTCGGCGCGGCGGTCGTCATCGGGCTCCTCAGCCGCAACGCGCAGCTCGGGGGCGGCGCGCCCTATATCGCGCTGCCGGTGCTGTCGCTGCTGTTCGTGCGCGACGAGCCCGGCGGGCTGATGCTCGCCGCCTGGACGCTCGCGCTGGTCTGGGCGACCGATATCGGCGCCTATTTCGCCGGCCGCCTGATCGGCGGGCCGAAGATCGCGCCCTCGGTCAGCCCCAACAAGACGTGGGCCGGGCTTGCCGGCGGCATGGTCGCGGCGCTCGTCACGGGGCTGCTGTTCCATGTCCTCGGCGGGCTCACCATCGGCCTCGCGCTCGCCAGCGCGCCGCTGGCGGCGGTCGCGCAGGCGGGTGACTTTTTCGAAAGCGCGCTCAAGCGCAACGCCGGCGTCAAGGACAGTGGCACGATCCTGCCCGGCCATGGCGGCGTGCTCGACCGGCTCGACGGGCTGGTGCCGGTTTCGGTGGTCGTTGCGTTGATTCTCGCGGCGGGGGTTCGGATATGA
- a CDS encoding isoprenyl transferase: MLPIQSGGASLRTGGRGAVPRHVAIIMDGNGRWAKKRLLPRVAGHRQGIEAVRRTVRAAGDLGIEALTLFAFSSENWRRPASEIGELMGMLKRFILSDIDEIHEAGIRLVVLGDWRMLQGDIVELIEGAIARTANNTRQTLVVALNYGAQDEIVRVARRLAGDAAAGRLDPATIDAAMFEGGLDTQGLPPLDLLIRTSGEKRLSNFLLWQAAYAELLFVDTLWPDFGRDDLAAAVDAFAARERRFGGL; encoded by the coding sequence CTGCTGCCGATCCAGTCCGGTGGCGCATCGCTGAGGACGGGCGGCCGCGGTGCGGTGCCGCGCCACGTCGCGATCATCATGGATGGCAATGGCCGCTGGGCGAAGAAGCGGCTGCTGCCACGTGTCGCCGGCCACCGCCAGGGCATCGAGGCGGTGCGCCGCACCGTGCGCGCCGCCGGCGACCTCGGCATCGAGGCGCTGACCCTGTTCGCCTTCTCGTCGGAAAACTGGCGCCGTCCGGCGTCGGAGATCGGCGAGCTGATGGGGATGCTCAAGCGCTTCATCCTGTCCGATATCGACGAGATTCATGAGGCGGGCATCCGCCTTGTCGTGCTCGGCGACTGGCGGATGCTGCAGGGCGATATCGTCGAACTGATCGAGGGTGCCATCGCGCGTACGGCGAACAATACGCGCCAGACACTCGTCGTCGCGCTGAACTATGGCGCGCAGGACGAGATCGTCCGCGTCGCGCGCCGGCTTGCGGGTGATGCGGCGGCAGGGCGGCTCGATCCCGCCACGATCGATGCGGCGATGTTCGAGGGCGGGCTCGATACGCAGGGGCTGCCCCCTCTCGACCTGCTGATCCGCACCTCGGGCGAGAAGCGCCTGTCGAATTTCCTGTTGTGGCAGGCGGCCTATGCCGAACTGCTGTTCGTCGATACGTTGTGGCCCGATTTCGGCCGCGACGATCTCGCGGCCGCCGTCGATGCGTTCGCGGCACGCGAGCGGCGGTTCGGAGGTTTATGA